The DNA window GTGCTGCTCGAGGACGAGTTCGGCTTCATCAATGTCATCGTCCCGGCCCGCACCTACCAGCGCCACCGCGAGGTGGTGCACTTCGCGCCCTTCCTGGTGGTCGAGGGCAGCTTCGAGCGCGAGGACCGGGCCATCAATGTGGTGGGCCGCCGCTTCCGCGAGCTGACCGCGCGCGAGATCACCTTCCAGTCCCGCGACTTCCGTTGATGCCGAAACGTTCCCGCGCCCCCTTGGTGGCGCGACATCCGGGAATGCCGCGAGTTCTCCGGCGGTGGCCTCGAGCCACGGCATGTTCACGTCCGCCAGGGTGGTGGCGAGGCCAAAGTGTGGATAGATTCGCTCGAGATCGCGGAATCGCATGGCTTCAGTCCCGCGGAAGAGCGAGCCGTACGGAAGCATGTCGAGAGGAACCGGGGATTCCTCCAAAGGGCATGGGATGAGTACTTCAGAGAGCCTCCGGGCCAGAGCAGTGCAGGTGACCGAGAGCCATCTGCTGGTTGAGCTGGAGGACGGCAGCCGGTATTCTGCGCTCATTTCCATGTTCCCCATCCTCGCAGAGGCGACACCGGAGGAGCGCGCCGACTGGGAACTCATCGGCGGAGGCAGCGGCATCCACTGGCCCAAGATCGACGAGCATATATCGGTCTTCAGCATCGTTTACCCGGAGCAGACCATACCTATGGCTCCAGCGCCGATGAGGCGGCACATCCGCCGCAACCAGCAGCGAAGGTCCCGGCGCATGGCTTGACCGGCGGCGTCGTCAGCACAGGATGACCTCTTCGATCCGACAACTGCTCCTTGCCCTTGGCCCGCTCGGCTTCATGGCGGCGCGGGGGCTCGCCCAGACGCCGGCCGCGAAGCCGCCCCGGCCCGTGGACTGGCCGGCGCTCGCCCACGAGACCGTGCGCGTCCTCTCCGACTACCTGCGTATCAACACGACTAATCCGCCGGGGAACGAGCTGGAAGGCGTGCTCTTCCTCAAGCAGTTGCTCGAGCGGGAAGGTATCCCGGCGCAGATCCTGGATACGGCGGAGCTGGGCCCGGGCCGCGCCAACCTGTACGCCCGCCTGAAGGGCAGCGGCGCCAAGCGCGCCATCGCCCTGGTGCACCACATCGATGTGGTGCCGGCCACGCCCCAGTACTGGAGCGTGGACCCGTTCTCCGGCGCGGTGCAGGACGGCTACGTCTGGGGGCGTGGCGCGTTGGACATGAAGGGGCAGGGCATCGTGCAGCTCATGGCGCTGCTCGCGCTGAAGCGCAGCGGCGTCCCCCTCACGCGGGACATTGTCTTCATTGCCAATGCAGACGAGGAAGTGGGCTCGAAAGGCGCGCGCGTGTTCGTGGAACGCCACGCCGACCTCATCCGCGACGTCGAGTTCCTGATCACGGAGGGCGGGGAGAACCCGCTCGAGGATGGCAAGCTGGACTACTACGGTGTGGGCGTCGCCGAGAAGCGCACGTTCTGGCACCGGGTGAGTGTGCGGGGCACGCCCTCGCACGGCTCGCGCCCCACCAGGGAGAACCCGGTCCCCCGGCTGGTCGCGGCGCTGGACCGCATCGCCCGCTACGAGACGCCGCTCCACGTCACGCCTGGCGTCGACAAATACTTCCGCGACATATCCCGGAACTACCCGGCCAGGCAGCGGGCCTGGCTGGCGGACGTGCGCCGAGCACTCGACGACCCCCAGGCCCGGGAGTGGATCCTGAGCCACGTCTACTGGAACGCCATCCTGCGCAACACCATCGCGCCTACGGTACTGAGCGCATCCAACAGGACCAACGTGATCCCGGCCGAGGCCTCGGCCGAGCTGGACATCCGGCTGCTGCCCGACGCGGACAGCGCCAGCCTCCTGCAGACACTCAAGGACGTGGCCGGCGACCCGGCGCTCGAGTGGACGCGCCTGTCCACGCCCGCCGCACCGCTCGAGAACCCCGTCGACAATGAGCTCTTCCGCGCCATCGAGCGGGCGGCCCGCGAGCGCGATCCCCAGGCGCTCGTCACTACCCCCATGCTCACCGGCGCCACCGATCGCCCCATCTACCGCGCCGCCGGCATCATCACCTACGGCCTCTCCCCCTTCAAGGTCGAACGCGCCGAGGTCCAGCGCGGCGTGCACGGCAACGACGAGCGCATCAGCGTGGAGCAGGTCGGCTTCGGCGTGCGCTTCTTCTACGACGTCCTGCGCTACGTGCAGTAGTCGGCCGGCATCGCTCCCCGGCTGTCCGGCGTGCGGGGATCCGCCTCTCTCCCATAGCACCGGCGCCAGCGCGCCGAAAGTTCCGCGCTACGCCACGCGGCCGGCCTCTTGTCTTCGGCTTCTGTTCGGTATACCTTTCATCCCGTACCCGTACCCGTACCCGTACCCGTACCGATAGCCGTACGCCCTTTGCGTGCGGTATTCCGTAGCCGTGGCCGAGCGGTAGCCTGTCTGTATCCCTAGGCGTACCGCCGACGAATCACCCGTTCCCGGGTCTGCCATGCAGTCGAGCCCGCCACCGCTGCGCGGCCGGGGCGCCGCGAGCAACCCGCCCAACCGCTTCGAGCCGCTCGTGGTCCTGCCGGACGCGGCGGCGCGTGACCCGGAGGATCCCGGTCCGCGCACGCGCTTCTTCAGGGACGCCAGCCGCAGCATCATAGCCTACAACGACAGCCCTGACGTGGGTTTCTCGGCCAGTGTGAATCCGTACAGAGGATGCGAGCATGGTTGCAGTTATTGCTACGCTCGCCCGTTCCACGAGTACCTGGGTTTTTCCGCGGGGCTGGACTTCGAGACCAGGATCCTGGTGAAGGAGGACGCGCCTGAGCTGCT is part of the Gemmatimonadota bacterium genome and encodes:
- a CDS encoding DUF4160 domain-containing protein, whose amino-acid sequence is MRECREFSGGGLEPRHVHVRQGGGEAKVWIDSLEIAESHGFSPAEERAVRKHVERNRGFLQRAWDEYFREPPGQSSAGDREPSAG
- a CDS encoding DUF2442 domain-containing protein, translated to MSTSESLRARAVQVTESHLLVELEDGSRYSALISMFPILAEATPEERADWELIGGGSGIHWPKIDEHISVFSIVYPEQTIPMAPAPMRRHIRRNQQRRSRRMA
- a CDS encoding M20/M25/M40 family metallo-hydrolase, which gives rise to MTSSIRQLLLALGPLGFMAARGLAQTPAAKPPRPVDWPALAHETVRVLSDYLRINTTNPPGNELEGVLFLKQLLEREGIPAQILDTAELGPGRANLYARLKGSGAKRAIALVHHIDVVPATPQYWSVDPFSGAVQDGYVWGRGALDMKGQGIVQLMALLALKRSGVPLTRDIVFIANADEEVGSKGARVFVERHADLIRDVEFLITEGGENPLEDGKLDYYGVGVAEKRTFWHRVSVRGTPSHGSRPTRENPVPRLVAALDRIARYETPLHVTPGVDKYFRDISRNYPARQRAWLADVRRALDDPQAREWILSHVYWNAILRNTIAPTVLSASNRTNVIPAEASAELDIRLLPDADSASLLQTLKDVAGDPALEWTRLSTPAAPLENPVDNELFRAIERAARERDPQALVTTPMLTGATDRPIYRAAGIITYGLSPFKVERAEVQRGVHGNDERISVEQVGFGVRFFYDVLRYVQ